One Clostridiaceae bacterium genomic window carries:
- a CDS encoding IS30 family transposase: MHKHLTQDERNIIEQSLIRKESFKSIARKLGKDPTTIAKEVKNHIQFRQTGCYGRVFNDCKHRIGCPVMHLCGNLRCKRYCQFCGSYACSSLCHEYQQEICSKLSKPPYVCNGCERRLSCTLEKRVYSATHAQREYETVRSESRQGLQITEDEAIRLDSIISPLLMKGQSLHHICINHANEIMFDERTLYNYVDMGIFTARNIDMPRVVRMGKRRKLKDRLKVDKKCRIGRTYQDFLKFKHEHPDIPVVEMDTVEGRIGGKVILTLHFTVPQLMLAFIRNANTSQSVIDIFDRLYLQLGPDTFRKLFPVLLCDNGSEFSNPSAVEFDSHGQRRTQVFYCDPQAPYQRGAAENNHALIRRIIPKGSSLDHLTQQDITLIMNHINSYSRLNLGDKPPYWAFATLYGEDLLRRMNVDLIPSDKVTLHPSLLKK, translated from the coding sequence ATGCACAAACATCTGACTCAGGATGAAAGGAACATAATTGAGCAAAGTTTGATCCGCAAAGAATCATTTAAGAGCATAGCTCGCAAACTCGGGAAGGATCCGACTACCATAGCCAAGGAAGTAAAAAATCACATCCAATTTCGGCAAACCGGATGCTATGGAAGAGTGTTCAATGACTGCAAGCATCGTATCGGCTGTCCTGTCATGCATCTTTGTGGCAACTTGCGTTGTAAACGTTATTGCCAATTTTGCGGTTCCTATGCGTGTTCTTCACTGTGTCATGAGTATCAACAGGAGATTTGCAGCAAGCTGTCAAAACCGCCTTATGTTTGCAATGGTTGCGAACGCAGATTATCCTGCACATTAGAAAAGAGAGTTTATTCTGCAACACATGCACAGAGAGAATACGAGACTGTACGCTCCGAGAGCCGCCAAGGTCTACAGATCACTGAGGATGAGGCGATAAGACTAGATTCCATTATCAGCCCTTTGCTCATGAAAGGTCAGTCGCTCCATCACATATGCATCAACCATGCTAATGAGATTATGTTCGATGAACGCACACTCTATAACTATGTGGACATGGGGATCTTTACAGCAAGGAATATCGATATGCCAAGAGTCGTACGTATGGGTAAGCGCAGAAAGCTCAAAGACCGGCTTAAGGTGGATAAGAAATGCCGGATAGGTCGAACTTATCAGGACTTTCTTAAATTCAAGCACGAACATCCGGATATTCCTGTGGTTGAAATGGACACGGTTGAGGGAAGGATAGGTGGAAAAGTCATACTGACACTTCATTTCACTGTTCCACAGCTTATGCTCGCCTTCATCAGAAACGCTAATACTTCCCAGTCTGTCATTGATATCTTCGACCGTCTTTACCTGCAACTTGGGCCGGATACTTTCCGCAAGCTGTTTCCGGTACTGCTTTGTGACAACGGCAGTGAGTTCTCCAATCCCTCAGCTGTTGAATTTGATTCACATGGACAACGCAGAACCCAGGTGTTCTACTGTGACCCACAAGCGCCTTACCAGAGAGGTGCGGCTGAGAACAACCATGCATTGATCCGGCGGATTATCCCCAAAGGCAGCTCTCTTGATCATTTAACCCAGCAGGACATTACTCTTATCATGAACCATATCAACTCATACAGTCGGTTGAATCTAGGGGATAAGCCCCCTTATTGGGCCTTTGCAACACTCTACGGAGAAGATCTATTAAGAAGGATGAATGTAGACCTTATCCCATCTGATAAGGTTACCCTACATCCATCCCTTCTTAAAAAATAG